One stretch of Balneola sp. MJW-20 DNA includes these proteins:
- the fdxA gene encoding ferredoxin FdxA translates to MAYIVTEPCIQCKYTNCAAVCPVDAFREGPNFLTIDPFECIDCDACVSECPVEAIFPDDEVPEKWEHYIELNERLAEKWEDRIINETKDALPDADEWAAKEDKLDDLVEEW, encoded by the coding sequence ATGGCATATATTGTTACCGAGCCTTGTATTCAATGTAAATATACTAACTGTGCAGCCGTATGCCCCGTAGACGCTTTCCGCGAAGGGCCTAACTTTCTGACCATCGATCCTTTTGAATGTATCGATTGCGATGCCTGCGTATCCGAATGTCCGGTAGAGGCGATCTTTCCTGACGATGAAGTGCCTGAAAAATGGGAGCACTACATTGAGCTAAACGAGCGACTCGCTGAAAAATGGGAAGACCGGATCATTAATGAGACCAAAGATGCACTTCCGGATGCAGACGAATGGGCTGCTAAAGAAGACAAGCTGGATGATCTTGTAGAAGAGTGGTAA